Proteins encoded by one window of Lutibacter sp. A64:
- a CDS encoding mandelate racemase/muconate lactonizing enzyme family protein, producing the protein MKIIKIETFVLKDKLSKSFFFSQWEYSERCICVVKVTASDGTYGWGEGYGPATILEEGIKIIAPHVIGKNPLENEVIWNHMYRKTLDYARRGILVASLSAIDIAIWDLKGKILGLPISTLLGGSHRSKIRPYATGLYFTNYENPAEGLVEEAKSYVKQGFKAMKMKVGLGIKQDIEIVKSIREAIGPDISLMVDSNHAYTLREAIELSRKIEKYDIGWFEEPISPEFYEQSKELRSKTTIPISGGECEYLRFGFQQLIKNKAVDIIQPDICASGGLTEAKRISAIASANGIDIIPHTWGTSIGIHVALHFISNLESIPGRMNQPEFLMEYDQTENGLRDKLTFPKIEMKNGLIDVPNRPGLGIDIDEKILHKFSITKNLAESSII; encoded by the coding sequence ATGAAAATCATTAAAATTGAAACCTTTGTTCTAAAAGATAAACTATCTAAAAGTTTTTTCTTTTCACAATGGGAATATTCTGAAAGATGCATCTGTGTTGTAAAGGTTACTGCTTCCGATGGAACATATGGATGGGGAGAAGGATATGGGCCTGCAACTATTTTAGAAGAAGGTATTAAAATAATTGCACCGCATGTAATTGGAAAAAATCCTTTAGAAAATGAAGTAATCTGGAATCATATGTATCGTAAAACTTTAGATTATGCCAGACGTGGAATTTTAGTTGCCTCTTTAAGTGCTATCGATATTGCTATTTGGGATTTAAAAGGTAAAATTTTAGGCTTACCTATTTCAACATTATTAGGAGGGTCTCATAGATCTAAAATTAGACCTTATGCTACTGGACTTTACTTTACAAACTATGAAAATCCTGCAGAAGGTCTAGTTGAAGAAGCTAAATCATACGTAAAACAAGGCTTTAAAGCTATGAAAATGAAAGTTGGATTAGGAATAAAGCAAGATATAGAAATAGTAAAAAGTATTCGTGAAGCAATAGGCCCAGATATTAGCCTAATGGTAGATTCTAACCACGCTTATACATTAAGAGAAGCAATAGAACTATCTAGAAAAATTGAAAAATATGATATCGGTTGGTTTGAAGAGCCTATTTCTCCTGAATTTTATGAACAATCTAAAGAATTAAGAAGTAAAACAACCATCCCTATTTCAGGAGGAGAATGCGAATATTTGAGATTTGGTTTTCAACAATTAATTAAAAATAAGGCTGTAGATATAATTCAACCAGATATTTGTGCTAGCGGTGGTTTAACTGAAGCTAAACGAATCTCTGCAATTGCTAGCGCAAACGGAATTGATATAATTCCTCATACTTGGGGAACTTCAATAGGAATTCATGTAGCTTTACATTTTATTTCTAATTTAGAATCAATTCCAGGAAGAATGAATCAACCAGAATTTTTAATGGAATACGATCAAACAGAAAATGGATTAAGAGATAAATTAACCTTCCCTAAAATTGAAATGAAAAATGGCCTAATCGATGTACCTAATAGACCTGGTCTAGGAATTGATATTGACGAAAAGATTTTACATAAATTTTCAATTACAAAAAATTTAGCAGAAAGTTCAATTATTTAA
- a CDS encoding ABC transporter permease, which yields MLSFLVTYFSTQQFKFTKGTEPLKDSLIVNNPKKATGNFLISFQFTIVIMLLIAVLIVARQNSFLLNSELGFDSENIITLQADGEFLNNELLPFKQDLQQLAEIQSVSLSSQKIGNGITGNGYRIGDEEEISMLNALYTDADFLECFNIELLSGRNFKMNSNFDKNAILINEQLAKKSGWDNPLNKFIHRDGDLEVIGVVQDFNFASLENAVQPMLIMSNPNWDGWGYTTVNIRFQSSDIQNLITEIDKLWKERFPETPFEVSFLDDLLVSNYKSFIAQQKIISFFSFIAILIAVIGLLGLTFFTARTRVKEIGIRKVNGATIKDILILLNKDFIKWVALAFIIAVPTSWFVMNKWLENFAYKTSIDWWIFALSGIIAFKIAIITVSLQSFKAANNNPVKALRNE from the coding sequence TTGTTATCATTTTTAGTCACTTACTTTTCAACACAACAATTTAAATTTACGAAAGGTACTGAACCTTTAAAAGACTCTTTAATAGTTAATAATCCTAAAAAAGCAACAGGAAATTTTTTAATTTCATTTCAATTTACAATTGTTATTATGTTATTAATTGCAGTTTTAATTGTTGCACGTCAAAACAGCTTTTTACTGAATTCTGAACTCGGGTTTGATTCTGAAAATATAATTACACTGCAAGCTGATGGTGAATTTCTTAACAACGAATTGTTACCATTTAAACAAGATTTACAACAACTTGCAGAAATTCAATCAGTAAGTTTATCTAGCCAAAAAATTGGTAATGGAATCACCGGAAATGGTTATAGAATTGGCGACGAAGAAGAAATCTCTATGTTAAATGCCTTATATACCGATGCCGACTTTTTGGAGTGTTTTAATATTGAATTACTTTCAGGAAGAAATTTTAAAATGAATAGCAATTTCGACAAAAATGCTATTTTAATAAATGAACAATTAGCGAAAAAATCTGGTTGGGACAATCCATTAAACAAATTTATACATAGAGATGGAGATCTAGAAGTAATAGGTGTTGTGCAAGATTTCAATTTTGCATCTTTAGAAAATGCCGTACAACCAATGCTTATTATGTCAAACCCTAATTGGGATGGATGGGGGTATACTACGGTTAATATTAGATTTCAATCATCTGACATTCAAAATTTAATAACTGAAATTGACAAACTTTGGAAGGAAAGATTTCCTGAAACACCATTTGAAGTTTCTTTTCTAGACGATTTATTGGTTTCGAACTACAAATCGTTTATTGCACAACAGAAAATTATTAGTTTTTTCAGTTTTATTGCAATATTAATAGCTGTAATTGGACTGTTAGGATTAACCTTTTTTACTGCACGCACTCGAGTAAAAGAAATAGGTATTAGAAAAGTAAATGGAGCAACAATAAAAGATATTTTAATACTCTTAAACAAAGATTTTATAAAATGGGTTGCATTGGCATTTATTATTGCAGTTCCAACTTCTTGGTTTGTTATGAATAAATGGCTGGAAAATTTCGCTTATAAAACTTCTATCGATTGGTGGATTTTTGCATTATCTGGAATTATTGCCTTTAAAATAGCCATAATAACAGTGAGCTTGCAGAGTTTTAAAGCTGCAAATAATAATCCTGTGAAAGCATTAAGAAACGAATAA
- a CDS encoding NAD-dependent succinate-semialdehyde dehydrogenase yields MKTQNFGYKKLYIDGQLVDAVSGEKADVICPATGEVIAQVAKASKADAEKALISAQKGFKYWSKLSLTERTAWMTKLRSAILEKEHELRTAMVHEMGKTYAGAYEDIEAVVNALEWYPAAMKNMREEQIPDYENTHTHKMISKPAGVAVAYLAWNFPLLNVGFKLGPALAAGCSIIIKPSMLSPLSTYMIGEILNSINFPAGVVNIVAGSSKEVAIPMTTSKIPAVLTMIGSTATGQKVIADSVTSIKKLGMELGGNAPFIIFEDADFDTALDLAIGLKFGNSGQVCVAANRIFVHKNIYEKFMKAYVKRASELKLGFGTKENPEVFMGPVVTRSDRDRMFNLVEDAVSKGAKLEYGGKIPEGFPEKGNWIEPTIVSNITPDMDLFRKETFGPVAAIMSFETDDEVLELANDTEFGLASYIFTNNHKRIERFTEELEFGEIQINGVKYAIYLPHGGFKNSGIGHDCSHLALDDYLVKKRISTAL; encoded by the coding sequence ATGAAAACTCAAAATTTTGGTTATAAAAAATTATATATTGACGGACAATTAGTTGATGCTGTTAGTGGAGAAAAAGCAGATGTAATATGCCCAGCCACTGGTGAAGTAATAGCACAAGTAGCTAAAGCAAGTAAAGCTGATGCAGAAAAAGCTTTAATTTCTGCTCAAAAAGGTTTTAAATATTGGTCTAAACTTTCACTTACAGAAAGAACTGCATGGATGACTAAACTCCGTTCTGCCATTTTAGAAAAAGAACATGAATTAAGAACTGCAATGGTTCATGAAATGGGTAAAACCTACGCTGGTGCTTATGAAGACATTGAAGCTGTAGTTAATGCTTTAGAATGGTACCCTGCAGCAATGAAAAATATGAGAGAAGAACAAATACCAGATTATGAGAACACACATACTCATAAAATGATTTCTAAACCTGCTGGTGTTGCTGTAGCATATTTAGCTTGGAATTTTCCTTTACTAAATGTAGGCTTTAAATTAGGCCCTGCCCTAGCTGCCGGATGTTCAATAATTATAAAACCTTCAATGCTATCTCCTTTATCAACTTATATGATTGGAGAAATATTAAACAGCATTAATTTCCCTGCAGGAGTTGTAAATATTGTTGCAGGCTCTAGCAAAGAAGTTGCTATACCTATGACAACTAGTAAAATTCCAGCTGTTTTAACAATGATTGGTTCTACTGCAACTGGTCAAAAAGTTATAGCAGACAGTGTTACTTCTATAAAAAAATTAGGAATGGAATTGGGCGGAAATGCTCCATTTATAATCTTTGAAGATGCTGATTTTGATACAGCGTTAGATTTAGCTATTGGATTAAAATTTGGTAATTCTGGCCAAGTTTGTGTAGCTGCAAATAGAATTTTTGTTCATAAAAATATCTATGAAAAATTTATGAAAGCTTATGTAAAAAGAGCTTCTGAATTAAAATTAGGCTTCGGAACTAAAGAAAATCCAGAGGTCTTTATGGGGCCAGTTGTTACTCGATCAGACAGAGATAGAATGTTTAATTTGGTTGAAGATGCTGTAAGTAAAGGAGCTAAATTAGAATATGGTGGAAAAATCCCTGAAGGATTTCCTGAAAAAGGAAACTGGATTGAACCTACTATCGTTTCAAATATAACTCCAGATATGGATCTTTTCAGAAAAGAAACTTTTGGTCCAGTTGCAGCAATTATGAGTTTCGAAACTGATGATGAAGTACTAGAATTAGCTAATGATACCGAATTTGGATTAGCATCTTACATTTTTACAAATAACCATAAAAGAATAGAGCGTTTTACTGAAGAATTAGAATTTGGTGAAATTCAAATTAATGGTGTTAAATATGCTATTTATCTACCGCATGGCGGTTTTAAAAATAGTGGAATTGGTCATGATTGCTCGCACTTAGCCTTAGATGATTATTTAGTAAAAAAACGAATTTCAACTGCTCTCTAA
- a CDS encoding SusC/RagA family TonB-linked outer membrane protein: MKITKILVSKKVIARYMLLSLFVFFCNFNSHAQNITVQGIVTSSDDGLPIPGATVLVKGTTIGTSTNFDGEYSIKAKKGAELIFSFLGMESRTIKVTGKQLNVVLTSNIESLTEVVVIGYGTVSKKELTGAVAQVQSEALEKISTSDLATALQGQAAGVNIISSSTPGGSAEILIRGITTLGDNTPLYVVDGIIQESDPRIPPSDIETIDILKDAASTAIYGSRGATGVILITTKQGKEGSLLVRTNVSYAIQHRNAAIPLMNSVEQTYFDLVVKRNVGGFFDEESASSLEIVKNPYSFQNETDLNSLIFPSNNAPVQNYNTNISGGTKDITYNVSVGFFQQDGLQLNSSYERFNTRANTVYTKNKLRIQTSVGLSIDNREIPQNFLLSQAIVYNPTQNGLDPSNFSTLDGGSGDDVNRLGWVLESLRTEQNVKAVRTNASFRINYKISKNLSIASNTGLTTQNTYGSEYRPYQAIYSTEGKLQTNPNTSYIRRSSGYRTSLSSDAGLTFQKQLNNHKLTLTAFATIEKYKNEQFSAERTGATDPDGRVLDRATGEQTVSSGFDYTDTRIGTIGRLQYDYKGKYLFSSSVRRDGSSKFPSDNQWGVFPSVSLAWNISDEGFWESLKGTANNFKLRLSHGSVGNDRIGSYEFSPGIEQNLNYVGYDGTNETLNLGASQTSYANELLKWETTTTSNIGIDLGFLKNKLTITAEYYYAKKKDMLFPVFLPLSAGGGNNASVTLNVGNMTNTGAEISAQYKGHTGKVNWNMSANFSTNTNEITKINGDTEFLFTNDFGLVNRAPTQSRVTALAVGREAGAFYLWTTNGIVDTEEKLAEYQKIDSGARMGDTMFNDNNNDGILDDNDRVYSGSGLPEYEIGYTFNANYKNFDFSMNWYAALGQEIMNGFNAWAFGFGRHKDQIYQWSEANPVTSIPAYREDMRTHNNFIGYSDLWLEDGSYLRLKQISLGYSLPKKTINKLGVNRIRVYLSAQNPLTITKYSGYNPEVGGGIAARGLDKGTGPTSAQYLIGLNFNF, from the coding sequence ATGAAAATAACAAAAATATTAGTATCCAAAAAAGTAATAGCCAGATATATGCTATTATCCTTATTTGTATTTTTCTGCAATTTTAATTCACATGCACAAAATATAACTGTGCAAGGAATTGTAACAAGTTCGGATGATGGTTTACCAATACCAGGAGCTACAGTTTTAGTAAAAGGAACTACAATTGGAACCTCAACTAATTTTGATGGAGAATATTCAATAAAAGCAAAAAAAGGAGCTGAATTAATATTTAGTTTTCTTGGAATGGAAAGCAGAACTATTAAAGTAACCGGAAAACAACTAAATGTTGTATTAACTTCAAATATTGAAAGTTTAACAGAAGTTGTTGTAATAGGATATGGTACTGTTTCTAAAAAAGAATTAACTGGAGCTGTAGCTCAAGTACAATCTGAAGCATTAGAAAAAATATCTACATCAGATTTAGCAACTGCATTACAAGGTCAAGCAGCTGGAGTAAACATCATTAGCTCGTCTACGCCTGGTGGATCGGCAGAAATTTTAATTAGAGGTATTACTACATTAGGAGATAACACCCCTCTATATGTAGTAGATGGTATTATTCAAGAAAGTGATCCAAGAATTCCTCCTTCAGACATTGAAACTATTGATATTTTAAAAGATGCTGCCTCAACAGCTATTTATGGGTCACGTGGTGCAACTGGAGTTATTTTAATAACAACAAAGCAAGGTAAAGAGGGATCTTTACTGGTTAGAACAAATGTAAGTTATGCTATTCAGCATAGAAATGCAGCAATTCCATTAATGAACTCTGTAGAACAAACCTATTTTGATTTGGTTGTAAAACGTAATGTTGGTGGATTTTTTGATGAAGAATCAGCTTCAAGTTTAGAAATTGTAAAAAATCCTTATTCATTTCAAAATGAAACAGATTTAAATAGTTTAATTTTTCCAAGCAATAATGCACCCGTTCAAAACTATAATACAAACATATCAGGAGGTACAAAAGACATCACTTACAATGTTTCTGTTGGATTTTTTCAACAAGATGGCTTACAATTAAATTCTTCATATGAACGTTTTAACACACGTGCAAATACAGTTTACACTAAAAATAAATTAAGAATTCAAACAAGTGTTGGTTTATCTATTGACAACAGAGAAATTCCTCAAAACTTTTTGCTTTCACAAGCTATTGTATACAATCCAACTCAAAATGGTTTAGACCCTAGTAATTTTTCAACTTTAGACGGAGGTTCTGGTGATGATGTAAATAGGTTAGGATGGGTTTTAGAGAGTTTAAGAACAGAACAAAATGTAAAAGCTGTTAGAACAAATGCTTCTTTTAGAATTAACTATAAAATTTCTAAAAACTTAAGCATTGCTTCAAACACAGGGCTTACTACTCAAAACACTTATGGAAGTGAGTATAGACCCTACCAAGCAATTTACAGTACTGAAGGTAAACTTCAAACTAATCCAAACACAAGCTATATTAGAAGAAGCAGTGGCTATAGAACATCATTAAGCTCAGATGCTGGTCTTACGTTTCAAAAACAATTAAATAACCATAAACTTACACTTACAGCATTTGCTACAATTGAAAAATATAAAAATGAACAATTTAGCGCAGAAAGAACCGGTGCTACTGACCCTGACGGAAGAGTGCTAGATAGAGCAACTGGTGAACAAACTGTAAGCTCTGGTTTTGACTATACCGACACAAGAATTGGTACTATTGGAAGACTTCAATACGACTATAAAGGGAAATATTTATTTAGCTCAAGTGTTCGTAGAGATGGTTCCTCTAAATTCCCTTCAGACAATCAATGGGGTGTTTTCCCTTCTGTTTCTCTAGCTTGGAATATATCTGATGAAGGTTTTTGGGAATCACTTAAAGGGACTGCTAATAATTTTAAACTAAGACTTTCTCATGGTTCAGTAGGTAATGACAGAATTGGTTCGTACGAATTTTCACCTGGAATTGAACAAAACCTAAATTATGTAGGTTATGATGGAACTAATGAAACCTTAAATTTAGGAGCATCACAAACTTCTTACGCAAATGAACTTTTAAAATGGGAAACTACTACTACTTCAAACATTGGTATAGATTTAGGTTTCTTAAAAAATAAATTAACCATTACTGCTGAATACTATTATGCTAAAAAGAAAGATATGTTATTCCCGGTGTTTTTACCACTATCAGCAGGTGGAGGAAACAATGCCTCTGTAACATTAAATGTTGGTAATATGACCAATACTGGTGCTGAAATATCTGCTCAATATAAAGGCCATACCGGTAAAGTAAATTGGAACATGAGTGCTAATTTCTCAACAAACACTAATGAAATTACTAAAATTAATGGAGATACTGAATTTTTATTTACTAATGATTTTGGGCTAGTAAATAGAGCTCCAACCCAATCAAGAGTAACGGCTTTAGCCGTAGGACGAGAAGCAGGAGCATTTTACTTGTGGACAACAAATGGTATTGTTGATACAGAAGAAAAACTAGCCGAATATCAAAAAATAGATAGTGGAGCTCGTATGGGTGATACTATGTTTAATGATAACAATAATGATGGTATTTTAGATGATAATGATAGAGTGTATAGCGGAAGTGGTTTACCTGAATATGAAATAGGTTATACTTTTAATGCAAACTACAAAAATTTTGATTTCTCTATGAACTGGTATGCTGCATTAGGCCAAGAAATAATGAATGGGTTTAACGCTTGGGCTTTTGGTTTTGGCAGACATAAAGATCAAATTTATCAATGGTCAGAGGCCAACCCTGTAACTTCTATCCCAGCATATCGAGAAGATATGAGAACACATAATAATTTTATTGGGTATAGCGATTTATGGTTAGAAGATGGATCATATTTACGTTTAAAACAAATTTCTTTAGGATACAGTCTTCCTAAAAAAACTATAAATAAACTTGGTGTAAACAGAATTAGAGTATACCTAAGTGCTCAAAACCCATTAACAATTACAAAATATTCTGGATACAATCCAGAAGTTGGAGGAGGTATTGCTGCAAGAGGACTAGACAAAGGTACTGGACCAACATCTGCACAATATTTGATTGGGTTAAATTTTAATTTTTAA
- a CDS encoding L-rhamnose/proton symporter RhaT, producing the protein MESMFLPFLLVIFASIFQGSFGLGMKFMNPLKWEAWWLVHSIFAMILIPTLWAYFVTPDLYNVVTSAPTEDILKAMAFGALWGIGGIMFGKSVPYIGISLTYGIVMGVCAAAGGLIPLFTATDVEYQKMAPALPYILGGVTIMLIGVAITAYAGVKKDKIKSITKTTGEKVNLKLGLIIAIISGFLSAFLAIGFTAGSAIGDLAQNAGAISRNSSLAIWVVVLWGGFAINAGYAVFLLFKNNTWSSFTTPNSGKAYMWSIIAGILWFGALGIYGQGATLMGSLGDVIAWPIMLGLSLIVGNIWSYLNKEWEGAKKPFYTMLFGVFVIIVAVVVMGYS; encoded by the coding sequence ATGGAATCTATGTTTCTCCCTTTTTTATTAGTAATTTTTGCAAGTATTTTTCAAGGATCATTTGGCCTTGGAATGAAATTTATGAATCCTTTAAAATGGGAAGCTTGGTGGTTAGTGCATTCAATTTTTGCAATGATATTAATTCCTACTTTATGGGCTTATTTTGTAACCCCAGATTTATATAATGTTGTTACTAGCGCACCTACTGAAGACATATTAAAAGCAATGGCTTTTGGTGCATTATGGGGAATTGGTGGAATTATGTTTGGAAAAAGTGTTCCCTATATTGGTATTTCTTTAACGTATGGAATTGTAATGGGTGTTTGTGCAGCTGCAGGAGGTTTAATTCCTTTATTTACTGCCACCGATGTTGAATATCAAAAAATGGCACCTGCACTACCTTATATTTTAGGCGGTGTTACTATTATGTTAATTGGTGTTGCTATTACAGCTTATGCAGGTGTTAAAAAAGATAAAATTAAAAGTATTACCAAAACTACTGGTGAAAAAGTAAATTTAAAACTAGGATTAATTATAGCTATTATAAGTGGTTTCTTATCCGCTTTTTTAGCTATTGGGTTCACCGCAGGAAGTGCTATAGGAGATTTAGCTCAAAATGCCGGAGCAATTTCCCGTAATAGTAGTCTAGCTATTTGGGTAGTAGTACTTTGGGGAGGGTTTGCTATTAATGCTGGTTATGCTGTATTCTTATTATTTAAAAACAACACATGGAGTTCATTTACCACTCCTAATTCAGGTAAAGCCTATATGTGGTCTATTATTGCTGGTATACTTTGGTTTGGCGCTTTAGGTATTTACGGACAAGGAGCAACACTTATGGGTAGCCTAGGAGATGTAATTGCTTGGCCAATTATGCTAGGCCTTTCTCTAATTGTTGGAAACATTTGGTCTTATTTAAATAAAGAATGGGAAGGTGCTAAAAAACCTTTTTACACAATGTTATTTGGTGTATTTGTAATTATTGTTGCAGTTGTAGTAATGGGGTATTCTTAG
- a CDS encoding SGNH/GDSL hydrolase family protein, with amino-acid sequence MKRSLNYFIFLFFLTSNAFSQIEVDSITFKKSLNYGKSVAVFGGSVSVIPASDSAKILWKKHLGMTITNYGVPGEGFSSLQGKSMQQQVDEAGVFDIYILWASTNDYTNKRDIGNYTDYTDLDGYDENKRITQAGGINYCINKIYDINPKATIYFFTSSKAFNDRGAYDPFYKQGMIKYVEMQKMICELHGIQFLDQFTLGGFNIYNNGLYYYDPIHMNPLGYKKIGELQVSFLAFP; translated from the coding sequence ATGAAAAGAAGTTTAAATTATTTCATTTTCTTGTTTTTTTTAACCTCAAATGCTTTTTCACAAATTGAAGTAGATTCAATAACATTTAAAAAATCTTTAAACTACGGTAAATCTGTAGCCGTTTTTGGAGGTTCTGTTTCAGTTATACCAGCGAGCGATAGTGCAAAAATACTATGGAAAAAACACTTAGGAATGACTATTACTAATTATGGAGTACCAGGTGAAGGATTTTCTTCTTTACAAGGAAAATCTATGCAGCAACAAGTTGATGAAGCAGGTGTATTTGATATTTATATTCTTTGGGCATCAACAAATGATTATACTAATAAAAGAGACATCGGAAACTACACTGATTACACAGATCTTGATGGCTATGATGAAAATAAAAGAATAACTCAAGCTGGAGGAATTAACTATTGTATTAATAAAATATATGATATAAACCCAAAAGCTACGATATACTTTTTTACATCTAGCAAAGCTTTTAATGATAGAGGTGCTTATGATCCATTTTACAAACAGGGAATGATTAAATACGTTGAAATGCAAAAAATGATTTGTGAATTACATGGGATACAATTTCTTGATCAGTTCACTTTAGGTGGTTTTAATATATACAATAATGGTTTATACTATTATGACCCTATCCATATGAATCCATTGGGTTACAAAAAGATTGGTGAACTACAAGTTTCTTTTTTAGCTTTCCCTTAG
- a CDS encoding sulfatase, with the protein MKHLKTILLSALVILTIQLTNAQKKPNIVMLFSDDAGYADFGFQGSKTMITPNLNKLAQEGVLFNQAYVTDPTCGPSRAGLMTGKYQQRFGFEENNVPGYMSAVSGADGDEMGVPIEETLLAEYLKEQGYATAFYGKWHLGGADRFHPTKRGFDEFYGFRGGARSYFAYSKEPASKLDLMERGFRNFVEPEKYLTDVLADEALKFIEKNAKNEQPFFAFVSFNAVHTPMDATPEDLAKFPNLEGKRKVVAAMTLALDRASGKILDKLKELGIDDNTLVVYTNDNGGPTDKNASSNLPLSGTKSNHLEGGIRVPFIMKWPGKLKPSTTYNSPISTLDLLPTFYAAAGGDPKSIKDIDGVNLLPYINNQINSKPHEALFWKKDTRACIRKGDWKLIRFPDRPAELYYIPNDIKEQTDLAASYPKIVRQLFKELFEWESTLERPRWLLKREFENFDIDRMDKYKARPKHIMN; encoded by the coding sequence ATGAAACATTTAAAAACTATTTTATTATCTGCACTTGTTATATTAACTATTCAACTTACAAATGCACAAAAAAAACCTAATATTGTTATGTTGTTTTCAGATGATGCAGGTTATGCAGATTTTGGATTTCAAGGAAGTAAAACAATGATCACTCCAAATTTAAACAAATTAGCTCAAGAAGGAGTTTTATTTAATCAGGCTTACGTTACAGATCCCACTTGCGGACCATCTAGAGCAGGATTAATGACCGGAAAATATCAACAAAGGTTTGGGTTTGAAGAAAATAATGTTCCGGGCTACATGAGTGCTGTTTCTGGTGCTGATGGTGATGAAATGGGGGTCCCTATTGAAGAAACATTATTAGCAGAATATTTAAAAGAGCAAGGTTACGCAACTGCTTTTTATGGTAAATGGCATTTAGGAGGTGCAGATCGCTTCCACCCTACCAAAAGAGGTTTTGATGAGTTTTATGGTTTTAGAGGCGGAGCCAGAAGTTATTTTGCTTATTCAAAAGAACCTGCAAGTAAATTAGATTTAATGGAAAGAGGGTTTCGAAACTTTGTGGAACCTGAAAAATATTTGACTGATGTTTTAGCCGATGAAGCTTTAAAATTTATAGAAAAAAATGCCAAAAATGAACAACCTTTTTTTGCTTTTGTATCTTTTAATGCTGTACATACCCCAATGGATGCAACTCCTGAAGATTTAGCTAAATTTCCTAACTTAGAGGGTAAACGAAAAGTTGTAGCTGCTATGACCTTAGCTCTTGATAGAGCTTCTGGAAAAATATTAGACAAATTAAAAGAACTAGGTATTGATGACAACACACTTGTGGTCTATACAAACGATAATGGTGGACCAACCGACAAAAATGCATCAAGTAATTTACCTTTAAGCGGAACAAAATCGAATCATTTAGAAGGTGGTATTCGAGTACCTTTTATAATGAAATGGCCTGGAAAATTAAAACCAAGTACAACTTATAATTCTCCAATTAGCACACTTGACTTACTACCTACATTTTATGCTGCTGCTGGTGGAGATCCTAAATCTATAAAAGATATTGATGGTGTTAATTTACTTCCATATATTAACAATCAAATTAATTCTAAACCTCATGAAGCGTTATTTTGGAAAAAAGACACAAGGGCCTGTATTAGAAAAGGAGATTGGAAATTAATACGTTTTCCAGATAGACCAGCAGAACTTTATTATATTCCTAATGATATAAAAGAACAAACAGATTTAGCTGCTAGTTATCCAAAAATAGTAAGACAACTTTTTAAAGAACTTTTTGAATGGGAATCTACTCTAGAACGCCCACGATGGTTATTAAAAAGAGAGTTCGAAAATTTTGATATTGATAGAATGGATAAATACAAAGCTAGACCAAAACACATAATGAATTAA
- a CDS encoding ABC transporter ATP-binding protein: MILQLNNIFKWVNSGGQRIFLLKDIDLEVKEGEFISVMGPSGSGKSTLLNIIGMLDNFNEGAYNFLDEPIHKLKEKHRANIYKQYIGFVFQAYHLIDELTVYENLEMPLLYKKISASERKALVADMLDRFNIVGKKDLFPTQLSGGQQQLVGIARALITKPKLILADEPTGNLNSKQGEEIMELFKQLNNEGVTIIQVTHSEKNATYGSRIINLLDGRII, translated from the coding sequence ATGATATTACAACTTAACAACATTTTTAAATGGGTAAACTCTGGAGGTCAACGTATCTTTTTGTTAAAAGACATTGACCTAGAAGTTAAAGAAGGAGAATTTATCTCTGTAATGGGGCCGTCAGGTTCAGGAAAATCAACTTTATTAAATATTATTGGAATGCTCGATAATTTTAATGAAGGTGCTTATAATTTTTTAGATGAACCTATTCACAAATTAAAAGAAAAACACCGAGCTAATATTTATAAACAATACATTGGTTTTGTATTTCAAGCATATCATTTAATTGACGAATTAACGGTTTATGAAAATTTAGAGATGCCACTTTTATATAAAAAAATTAGTGCTTCAGAAAGAAAAGCACTAGTAGCAGATATGTTAGATCGTTTTAATATTGTAGGTAAAAAAGATCTCTTCCCTACGCAACTTAGTGGTGGGCAACAACAATTGGTCGGAATTGCAAGAGCTTTAATAACAAAACCTAAACTTATTTTAGCTGATGAGCCTACTGGTAATCTAAATTCAAAACAAGGTGAAGAAATTATGGAACTCTTTAAGCAATTAAATAATGAAGGTGTCACTATTATTCAAGTTACCCATTCAGAAAAAAATGCTACGTATGGATCTCGTATTATTAATCTTTTAGATGGGAGAATTATATAA